The Nitrosomonas sp. sh817 genome includes a window with the following:
- the dnaN gene encoding DNA polymerase III subunit beta, with protein sequence MLLIKTNRDTLLKPLQAVTGIVERRQTLPILSNVLIRQNGEKTSFLTTDLEIQIKTATSEDLASEQPFALTVSAKKLQDILRSLSSGAEVSLTRKDDHLYVKSGKSAFNLQILPAEDFPEVADEPESEAAVTLTQKELKNLFHHVQFAIAQQDIRYYLNGLLLLTDGKQLISVGTDGHRLAYIATQLETAQKKQEVILPRKAVFELSKLLEDSEEPVKIEYLQNKIRFSFADVVLTSKVIDGKFPDYNRVIPTRNNKVFDIDRLIFLQALQRVSILSNQSDKFRGVRLIVDKGSLRIICKNNEQEEAEEELEIAYPDELVDISLNITYLLDLLNNVSSETVQCAFENANSSVLMTIPGNKAFKYIVMPMRI encoded by the coding sequence ATGCTTTTAATTAAAACCAATCGAGATACGCTGTTAAAACCGTTGCAAGCAGTAACCGGCATTGTAGAGCGGCGCCAGACATTACCTATCCTATCAAACGTGCTCATTCGTCAAAACGGGGAAAAGACCTCTTTTTTGACCACTGATCTCGAAATTCAAATCAAAACCGCAACCAGTGAGGATTTGGCAAGCGAGCAACCGTTCGCGCTAACCGTCTCCGCTAAAAAACTCCAGGACATTTTGCGCTCGCTGTCGTCCGGCGCGGAAGTATCGCTGACGCGCAAAGACGATCATCTCTACGTAAAATCCGGAAAAAGCGCGTTCAATCTGCAGATTCTTCCCGCTGAAGACTTTCCGGAAGTAGCCGACGAGCCGGAATCCGAAGCCGCGGTTACGTTGACGCAAAAGGAACTCAAAAATCTTTTCCATCATGTGCAATTCGCTATCGCGCAACAGGATATCCGCTACTATCTGAACGGTTTACTGCTGCTGACCGATGGCAAGCAACTGATCAGCGTCGGCACCGATGGCCACCGCCTGGCGTATATCGCAACGCAACTGGAAACCGCGCAGAAAAAACAGGAAGTGATTTTGCCGCGCAAAGCAGTTTTTGAATTGTCCAAACTGCTTGAAGACAGCGAAGAACCGGTTAAGATCGAATACTTGCAGAATAAAATCCGCTTTTCGTTCGCGGACGTCGTGCTCACATCGAAAGTCATCGACGGCAAGTTTCCCGATTACAACCGGGTGATTCCAACCCGCAACAACAAAGTGTTCGACATCGACCGGCTGATATTTTTACAGGCATTGCAGCGGGTTTCGATTTTATCGAACCAAAGCGATAAATTCCGCGGCGTGCGCTTAATCGTCGATAAGGGCAGTTTGCGCATTATTTGCAAGAACAACGAGCAGGAAGAAGCCGAAGAAGAACTGGAAATTGCCTACCCGGATGAACTGGTGGATATCAGTTTAAATATCACTTACTTGCTCGATCTGTTGAACAACGTTTCCAGCGAAACCGTGCAATGCGCCTTTGAAAACGCCAACAGCAGCGTATTGATGACGATCCCCGGCAACAAGGCGTTTAAGTACATCGTCATGCCGATGCGGATTTAA